One Maribacter dokdonensis DSW-8 genomic region harbors:
- a CDS encoding ligase-associated DNA damage response DEXH box helicase codes for MVKRQELYDIAENWFQEQNWKPFKFQKDTWRAFLQGKDGLLNAPTGSGKTYALWFPIVLNYIKSNPNYKTKHKKGLKAVWITPLRALSQEIKQSAERITQDLGTQMTVGIRSGDTTTKERAQQKKQMPDLLITTPESLQLLLATKGYDKIFKDCSAIVVDEWHEILGTKRGVQMELALSRLKNISSQLRIWGISATIGNLEQARDVLLGIDSKTIENSVLIKAKLNKKITVKSIIPKKMETFPWRGHLGLHLLEDVVPIINSSKTTLLFTNTRSQCEIWFQKILEKHPEYAGEMAMHHGSINKETRVWVENAIRNEQLKAVVCTSSLDLGVDFAPVETVVQIGGPKGVARFLQRAGRSGHSPGKESVIYFLPTHAIELIEASALQKAVKLNTVEDRIPYLNSYDVLLQYLTTLAISDGFYPKEIFQEVKQTFCYQTLTEDQWQWLLNFLVMGSQSLQNYDEYKKVEIEEDGKFKVNNRGVAMRHRFQIGTIVGDVNLSVKYQKGGYIGSIEEFFVSKLNKGDVFTFAGRNLEFIRIKEMTVQVRNSNKKTNKISSWMGSRLTLSAQMSELLRNELYSSGEPIKNQSEEIRALAPLFERQRRDSIVPKPSEFLIETFKTRDGYHHLFYPFEGRFVHEAMGSLLGYRISLLSPITFSLAFNDYGFELLSDQPIDVQQVLDNDLFTTDFMLDDLQKSLNATEMARRRFRDVAIISGMVFTGYPKKGIKMKHLQSSSQLLFDVFRDYEPDNLLFQQAFTETFEHQLEEGRLRLSLERIATQEIVWKECAKPTPFSFPLITDRMGREKLSSEKLADRIKKMAALLMKK; via the coding sequence ATGGTAAAAAGACAAGAACTCTACGATATAGCAGAAAACTGGTTTCAGGAACAAAACTGGAAACCCTTCAAGTTTCAAAAAGATACTTGGAGAGCATTTTTACAAGGTAAGGACGGACTCCTAAATGCTCCAACCGGTAGTGGCAAAACCTATGCCTTATGGTTTCCCATTGTTTTAAATTACATAAAAAGCAATCCTAATTACAAGACCAAACATAAAAAAGGGCTAAAAGCTGTTTGGATAACGCCATTACGTGCATTATCGCAAGAAATTAAGCAATCGGCAGAACGTATTACGCAAGACCTGGGCACACAGATGACCGTGGGTATTCGCTCTGGAGATACTACCACCAAAGAGCGGGCGCAGCAAAAAAAGCAAATGCCCGATCTGCTGATCACCACTCCAGAAAGTCTTCAGTTACTGCTTGCTACAAAAGGTTATGATAAAATTTTTAAAGACTGCTCGGCAATTGTAGTAGATGAATGGCATGAAATATTGGGCACCAAGCGTGGCGTACAAATGGAACTTGCCTTATCACGTTTAAAAAATATATCCTCGCAATTAAGAATTTGGGGCATCTCTGCAACCATTGGCAATCTAGAACAGGCAAGAGATGTTTTGTTGGGCATTGATTCCAAAACGATAGAAAACTCGGTGCTCATAAAAGCCAAACTCAACAAAAAGATCACGGTTAAAAGTATTATTCCCAAAAAAATGGAAACATTTCCATGGCGTGGTCATTTAGGTTTACACCTTTTGGAAGATGTTGTCCCCATCATCAATAGTAGCAAAACCACTTTACTCTTCACCAATACCCGTAGCCAATGTGAAATTTGGTTTCAAAAAATCTTGGAAAAGCACCCAGAATATGCGGGCGAAATGGCAATGCACCATGGCAGCATTAATAAGGAAACACGTGTTTGGGTTGAAAATGCAATTCGCAATGAACAGTTGAAAGCGGTGGTTTGCACCTCAAGTTTGGATCTTGGAGTAGATTTTGCCCCTGTAGAAACGGTAGTACAGATAGGAGGACCCAAAGGTGTTGCCCGTTTTTTACAACGTGCCGGTCGCAGTGGTCATAGTCCCGGTAAGGAAAGTGTCATTTATTTTTTACCCACCCACGCCATTGAACTTATTGAAGCATCGGCTTTGCAAAAAGCAGTAAAGCTGAATACGGTAGAAGACCGTATACCTTACCTTAACAGCTATGATGTGCTTTTGCAATATTTGACCACCTTGGCAATATCTGACGGATTCTACCCTAAAGAAATTTTTCAAGAAGTAAAGCAAACTTTTTGCTACCAAACGTTGACAGAAGACCAATGGCAATGGTTATTGAATTTTTTGGTTATGGGCAGTCAAAGCTTGCAAAACTATGATGAATACAAAAAAGTAGAAATTGAGGAGGACGGGAAATTTAAGGTCAATAACCGTGGTGTTGCCATGCGGCATCGTTTTCAAATAGGCACTATTGTTGGCGATGTAAACTTATCGGTTAAATATCAAAAAGGAGGATATATAGGGTCTATAGAAGAGTTTTTTGTTTCTAAACTCAACAAAGGCGACGTGTTTACATTTGCCGGTAGAAATCTAGAATTCATCCGAATAAAAGAAATGACGGTGCAGGTGCGCAATAGCAATAAGAAAACCAACAAAATTTCTAGTTGGATGGGGAGCCGACTCACTCTTTCCGCACAAATGTCAGAGTTATTGAGAAACGAACTGTATAGCTCGGGTGAACCAATAAAAAATCAATCTGAAGAAATAAGGGCATTGGCACCACTTTTTGAAAGGCAAAGACGAGATAGTATTGTACCCAAACCATCAGAATTTTTAATTGAAACCTTTAAGACCAGAGACGGGTATCACCACCTCTTCTACCCTTTTGAAGGTAGATTTGTTCATGAGGCCATGGGCAGTTTATTAGGTTATCGCATAAGTTTATTATCGCCTATTACATTTTCGTTGGCATTCAATGATTATGGTTTTGAACTACTTTCTGACCAACCCATAGACGTACAACAGGTGCTGGACAATGACCTGTTCACTACAGATTTTATGCTGGATGATTTGCAAAAAAGTCTGAATGCCACAGAAATGGCTCGCCGAAGATTTAGGGATGTTGCCATTATAAGTGGTATGGTCTTTACTGGATACCCAAAAAAAGGTATTAAAATGAAGCATCTGCAGAGTAGTTCTCAATTGCTGTTCGATGTGTTTAGAGATTATGAACCTGATAATTTGTTATTTCAACAAGCCTTTACGGAAACCTTTGAGCACCAATTGGAAGAAGGGAGATTACGATTATCGTTAGAGCGCATTGCCACGCAAGAAATTGTTTGGAAAGAATGCGCAAAACCTACCCCGTTTTCTTTCCCGCTGATTACCGATCGTATGGGCAGGGAAAAATTGTCCAGCGAAAAGCTAGCAGACCGTATTAAGAAAATGGCAGCCTTATTGATGAAGAAATAA
- the pdeM gene encoding ligase-associated DNA damage response endonuclease PdeM — translation MTHSITLHDQIFEMHFSGALFWEKHSILLISDVHLGKVSHFRKYGAAVPQQAVQQNFDALTAVVEHFKPKSILFLGDLFHSAINIEWSLFEQWVQTTSQEIILVSGNHDIISPLKYEALNIKVIPELTLDSFLLTHHPEERDGFFNFSGHIHPAIKLSGLGRQSVRLPCFYKTEHQMILPAFGEFTGTYTLEPCEGCEVYALLGDAVLPVPIKEVKKRRFKRK, via the coding sequence ATGACCCATTCTATTACCCTACATGATCAAATTTTTGAAATGCATTTTTCTGGCGCATTATTTTGGGAAAAGCATTCCATACTTTTAATTAGTGATGTGCATTTGGGTAAGGTTTCCCATTTTAGAAAATATGGCGCTGCGGTACCACAACAAGCCGTACAGCAAAATTTTGATGCGTTAACAGCGGTTGTTGAACATTTTAAACCAAAATCCATCCTTTTTTTGGGCGATTTGTTTCATTCTGCCATAAATATAGAATGGTCACTTTTTGAGCAATGGGTGCAAACTACATCTCAAGAAATTATATTGGTAAGCGGCAATCACGATATCATTTCTCCGCTGAAATATGAAGCGCTAAATATTAAGGTAATTCCAGAATTAACGCTTGATTCTTTTCTACTTACACATCATCCAGAGGAGCGCGATGGTTTCTTCAATTTTTCAGGGCATATTCACCCTGCTATTAAATTGAGTGGATTAGGTAGGCAATCGGTACGTTTACCTTGCTTCTACAAAACGGAACACCAAATGATATTACCTGCTTTTGGAGAATTTACGGGCACTTATACCCTAGAACCTTGTGAGGGCTGTGAAGTCTATGCCCTTTTGGGTGATGCCGTATTACCCGTACCTATAAAAGAGGTGAAAAAAAGGCGGTTTAAACGAAAATAG